One genomic segment of Ignavibacteriota bacterium includes these proteins:
- a CDS encoding glycosyl hydrolase family 2, whose product MKTKLFLLVIALSTCSLFAQIDLPSIFGSNMVLQQNSEAAIWGKGIPNSEILINASWGENVNCKVGDDSLWLTNIKTPKAGGPYELKISEGKSNVELTNVLIGEVWLCSGQSNMEMPLEGWPPRDIIQNSESEIANSKNSNIRFFTVTKDISVKPKKECVGEWVESNPNTSKTFSATAYFFGKKLNKELGIPIGLIHSSWGGTPAESWTNNEYLSDIPEFKETLKMIDISVPAAIELNNWLDKFEILDMSKKEGDNIWSNLNFNDSECSKINFDDSKWKLMKLPTLWEQTDLGDFDGAVWFRKNVEIPDDWKNNELQIELGPIDDFDVTYVNGEFVGAIEKDGNYQTKRIYKISKSINNFDKISVAVRVNDTRGGGGIYGNSEELKIVNLENNSAISLSGDWKFLPVAEFKGMKYSVFGSNFETLNSRPKLPLQLNSNTPTLLYNAMIAPLVPYKIKGAIWYQGESNAGNPELYERLFPAMIKNWRDSFNNNFSFYFTQIAPYNYGENTKSEFLRDAQRKTLSLENTGMAVTLDIGDTTNIHPANKKDVGERLALWALAKDYEKNIVYSGPLYKSFTISENKIEIEFDNIGTGLVIKDEKNQFLISGEDKKFVNAKSKIENNKLIVWCDKVKNPVAVRYAWHNNAEATLFNIEELPASSFRTDSWE is encoded by the coding sequence ATGAAAACAAAATTATTTCTTTTGGTAATTGCATTATCAACTTGCAGTTTATTTGCACAAATCGATTTGCCTTCAATTTTCGGAAGTAATATGGTATTGCAACAAAATAGCGAAGCTGCAATTTGGGGAAAGGGAATTCCAAATTCTGAAATTTTAATTAATGCAAGTTGGGGTGAAAATGTAAATTGTAAAGTTGGAGATGACTCACTTTGGTTGACAAATATTAAAACTCCAAAAGCTGGTGGTCCTTACGAGTTAAAAATTAGTGAAGGAAAAAGTAACGTTGAATTAACCAATGTCTTAATTGGTGAAGTTTGGTTGTGTTCGGGTCAATCAAATATGGAGATGCCTTTGGAAGGTTGGCCGCCGAGAGATATAATTCAAAACTCCGAAAGTGAAATTGCAAATTCAAAAAATAGTAATATCAGATTTTTTACTGTTACAAAAGATATTTCTGTAAAACCTAAAAAAGAATGCGTTGGAGAATGGGTTGAAAGTAATCCGAACACTTCAAAAACATTTAGCGCAACAGCATATTTTTTTGGAAAAAAACTTAATAAAGAATTGGGAATTCCAATTGGGTTAATCCATTCAAGTTGGGGAGGAACTCCAGCTGAATCATGGACGAATAATGAATATTTGTCGGATATACCGGAGTTCAAAGAAACTTTAAAAATGATTGATATAAGTGTTCCGGCTGCAATTGAGTTAAACAATTGGCTTGATAAATTTGAAATATTAGATATGAGCAAAAAAGAGGGGGATAATATTTGGTCGAATTTAAATTTTAATGATTCGGAATGCAGCAAAATAAATTTTGATGATTCTAAGTGGAAATTGATGAAACTTCCAACACTTTGGGAACAAACGGATTTAGGTGATTTTGATGGAGCGGTTTGGTTTAGAAAAAATGTTGAAATTCCAGATGATTGGAAAAATAATGAATTGCAAATTGAGCTAGGTCCAATTGACGATTTTGATGTTACATATGTTAACGGTGAATTTGTTGGCGCAATTGAGAAAGATGGGAATTATCAGACAAAAAGAATTTATAAAATTTCGAAGAGTATAAATAATTTTGATAAAATATCTGTAGCAGTAAGAGTAAATGATACAAGAGGCGGCGGCGGAATTTATGGAAATTCGGAAGAATTAAAAATTGTTAATTTGGAAAATAATTCTGCAATTTCACTAAGCGGTGATTGGAAATTTCTTCCGGTTGCTGAATTTAAAGGAATGAAATATTCTGTGTTTGGATCAAATTTCGAAACTTTAAATAGTCGACCAAAATTACCATTACAATTAAATTCAAATACGCCAACTCTGCTTTATAACGCAATGATTGCACCGCTTGTTCCATATAAAATTAAAGGAGCAATTTGGTATCAAGGAGAATCAAACGCTGGAAATCCCGAATTATATGAAAGACTTTTTCCAGCAATGATTAAAAATTGGAGAGATTCATTTAATAATAATTTTTCTTTTTACTTTACACAAATTGCTCCATATAATTATGGCGAAAATACAAAATCAGAATTCCTAAGAGATGCTCAAAGAAAAACTCTATCGTTAGAAAATACGGGAATGGCTGTTACTTTAGATATTGGTGATACAACAAATATTCATCCTGCAAATAAAAAGGATGTAGGTGAAAGATTGGCACTTTGGGCTTTGGCAAAAGACTATGAGAAAAATATAGTTTATTCCGGTCCGTTATATAAATCTTTCACAATTAGTGAAAATAAAATTGAAATTGAATTTGATAATATTGGAACCGGTTTGGTGATTAAAGATGAGAAAAATCAATTCTTAATTTCGGGTGAAGATAAAAAATTTGTAAATGCAAAATCTAAAATTGAAAATAATAAATTAATTGTTTGGTGTGATAAAGTAAAAAATCCTGTTGCCGTAAGATATGCTTGGCATAACAATGCAGAAGCAACATTATTTAATATTGAGGAATTGCCAGCTTCTTCATTTAGAACTGATAGTTGGGAATAA
- a CDS encoding T9SS type A sorting domain-containing protein: MRIKYKIILMALFLGVIFSNIKAQSELVVEWADANGDVVVNALYDAVTNDTLRPADRVYVLRAGGYYWNSERIDNNGFHLRIIGEEPDPTDELKNPAVIQMIARTDGSTTDGIIRGYSDITLKNIWMTGAFAGTGTQTTYQPFQMDATNSTFVFDNCIFDRSNFAMIAFTNSGNDITITNCKFRNLIGRPSTQQWEGRGISIWADQKSVVVENCTFFNLGMTAIQIESGAAKYVRIVHNTFVNIGRIITQSGWWRDAYIANNVIVNGFWHAEGYIDYSSAGRDPRGTFPGYFGISALPSMYGPEEGRRFLLANTTAYTVPEFISYYADSLLVAKYIGNPAKEDFIDLYENMKVMDTLWVDPGMPTNTTENYANMIQNIQDLRAGVSPAHEWFWNLPVFEGVECYECVSWPLPENFKYTNTNLLTASTNGLPLGDLNWFPESKAVWEANHAEYVAYIESLAGDVVNYELVDEAQAEDGTLANGSEVVTAQGLSYYEMNSGFIEWTFDVAEAGQYDINLYLHLKGRGTSGVNFFVNGFEVHDPRGWGQYVFGNDDANTTVNAGFDINNWGWWLVKQEELKEVIDNPALTPLYLNAGTNVIQIKASWCDNKFGGFELRKAGTTDVVLTLKGADVTAYSVATPVLEGAPWAPQWFKSVSLNGGSTTLNLDAPSDGDYVVQVFYQNYSAASTGNVLVDGATVVTFDFNSDPDSVGLSGLSSAFPLTAGTHAIGLSGSGVSLDLVQLIKKSVAVGVDDDLLPEGYELSQNYPNPFNPSTQINFSIGKSADVKLIVYNVLGQKVATLINKPLKAGSHLVNFNASNLSSGVYFYGLEAGEFKLYKKMMLLK; the protein is encoded by the coding sequence ATGAGAATTAAGTACAAGATAATTTTAATGGCTTTGTTTCTTGGAGTCATTTTTTCTAACATCAAAGCTCAATCAGAGTTAGTTGTTGAATGGGCAGATGCAAATGGTGATGTAGTAGTAAATGCATTATACGATGCAGTTACAAATGATACACTAAGACCAGCGGATCGTGTTTACGTATTGCGCGCTGGCGGATATTACTGGAATTCAGAAAGAATAGATAATAACGGTTTCCATTTAAGAATAATTGGGGAAGAACCAGATCCGACCGATGAACTAAAAAATCCTGCTGTAATTCAAATGATAGCAAGAACTGACGGTTCAACAACAGATGGAATTATTAGAGGTTATAGTGATATTACTTTAAAAAATATTTGGATGACTGGAGCATTTGCTGGAACCGGAACACAAACAACTTATCAACCATTCCAAATGGATGCGACAAATAGTACTTTTGTGTTTGATAATTGTATTTTTGATAGAAGCAATTTTGCTATGATTGCTTTCACAAACAGTGGAAATGATATAACTATAACAAATTGTAAATTCAGAAATTTGATTGGAAGACCAAGCACACAACAATGGGAAGGTAGAGGAATTTCAATTTGGGCAGATCAAAAAAGTGTTGTTGTAGAAAACTGTACTTTTTTTAATCTTGGAATGACTGCAATTCAAATTGAAAGCGGTGCAGCAAAATATGTTAGAATAGTTCACAATACATTTGTAAATATAGGTAGAATTATAACTCAATCAGGCTGGTGGAGAGACGCTTATATTGCAAATAACGTTATTGTTAACGGATTCTGGCATGCTGAAGGCTATATTGATTACTCAAGTGCAGGTCGTGATCCGAGAGGAACTTTCCCAGGATATTTTGGTATCTCAGCACTCCCATCAATGTATGGTCCAGAAGAAGGTCGTAGATTTTTACTTGCAAATACAACAGCTTATACTGTACCGGAATTTATATCATATTATGCAGATTCATTATTAGTTGCGAAGTATATTGGAAATCCAGCTAAAGAAGATTTTATAGATCTTTACGAAAATATGAAAGTAATGGATACACTTTGGGTTGATCCGGGAATGCCGACAAATACAACTGAAAACTATGCGAATATGATTCAAAACATTCAAGATTTACGTGCGGGAGTTTCACCCGCTCATGAATGGTTTTGGAATCTTCCAGTTTTTGAAGGCGTTGAGTGTTATGAATGTGTTAGTTGGCCTTTACCGGAAAATTTTAAATACACAAATACTAATCTGCTAACTGCAAGTACAAATGGTTTACCATTAGGAGATTTAAACTGGTTCCCAGAATCAAAAGCGGTCTGGGAAGCAAATCATGCTGAATATGTTGCATATATTGAAAGTTTAGCTGGTGATGTAGTAAACTATGAATTAGTTGATGAAGCACAAGCTGAAGATGGAACCCTTGCAAATGGATCTGAAGTTGTAACAGCGCAAGGATTATCCTACTATGAAATGAACTCAGGTTTTATTGAATGGACTTTTGATGTAGCAGAAGCTGGACAATATGATATAAATTTATATTTACATCTTAAAGGACGTGGAACTAGCGGAGTAAATTTCTTCGTTAATGGATTTGAAGTTCATGACCCAAGAGGTTGGGGACAATACGTATTTGGAAATGACGATGCAAATACAACAGTTAATGCTGGTTTTGATATTAATAATTGGGGATGGTGGTTAGTAAAACAAGAAGAATTAAAAGAAGTAATTGATAATCCTGCATTAACACCACTTTATTTAAATGCAGGTACAAATGTAATTCAAATTAAAGCCTCTTGGTGTGATAATAAATTTGGTGGATTTGAATTAAGAAAAGCAGGAACAACAGATGTAGTTTTAACTCTTAAAGGAGCTGATGTAACAGCATATTCTGTTGCAACACCAGTATTAGAAGGAGCTCCTTGGGCACCACAATGGTTTAAATCTGTATCTTTAAATGGTGGCAGCACTACATTGAATTTAGATGCTCCATCTGATGGTGATTATGTTGTTCAAGTTTTTTATCAGAATTATAGTGCTGCATCTACAGGAAATGTTTTAGTAGACGGTGCTACTGTGGTAACATTTGATTTTAATTCCGATCCAGATTCAGTTGGATTATCAGGATTATCTTCAGCTTTCCCTTTAACTGCTGGTACTCATGCAATTGGATTATCAGGAAGCGGCGTTAGTTTAGATTTGGTTCAATTAATTAAAAAATCTGTAGCTGTAGGTGTTGATGATGATTTATTGCCTGAAGGATATGAATTATCTCAAAATTATCCTAATCCCTTTAACCCAAGTACTCAAATTAATTTTTCAATTGGTAAATCCGCAGATGTTAAATTAATTGTATATAATGTTTTGGGACAAAAAGTTGCAACATTGATAAATAAACCATTAAAAGCTGGTTCTCATCTTGTTAACTTTAATGCCAGCAATCTAAGTTCAGGTGTTTATTTTTATGGGTTAGAAGCAGGTGAATTCAAACTTTATAAAAAAATGATGTTATTAAAATAG
- a CDS encoding TonB-dependent receptor, with amino-acid sequence MILNHIIKKTVFIYFFLILTFTYSNLLSQTGSIKGKVIDSSTKEALFGANVIIKGTSLGSAADMDGNYIIRNIPVGTQIIEISYIGYNPKSTEVNIIENRTISYDLNLDYKVIEGEVVVVTGQVEGQIQAINQQLSSNTISNVVSKSRIEELPDVNAAESIGRLPGVSISRSGGEANKVSIRGLSPKYNTVTVNGVRLPSNSGEDRSVDLSLISSNMLAGIEVKKANTADMDADALGGTIDLRLKEAPSNFKANINAQGGYNKMLKDWGNYNINGNVSNRFLDDMFGVILGFNADQYNRSADQYSGSYTRRDTPDGITENIISNVITRDVNTIRDRLGASLVLDYRIPNGRLSLNGFFNQLSWDQKRREQTYNLTDNRHYILFRENGGKTNIFTAAFGSEQDFEWFKYDFGLSLSGSETSAPNEREFNFVREGGSFVGAITVDTHPTEISQLATNDSTRIGIQDVYRYDTDRNENQSTVQFNIQIPINLSNDITGHVKTGAKFRWLDRKNDQEQYGRNGLYYGNGSGPNNFLTVLGERIPEWDVEGLVDQYGVLPISHFLSDYSRDNFLDKKFPLGFQADFNMLNRMYNALNMVTDSSESQLDEITIGSLADDYEGIEHYQAAYAMAEFNFGNLFTFIPGIRYENDYSKYTAFVFREVTINNTPAPPADLDTVTSIRQNDFLLPMIHLIATPNDWLKIRLAYTQTLTRPDFNMYAPVTRINSQNNYMRAANTKIKPSVSTNYDIAVSIYENHIGLFTISGFYKSIKDLIFQYNYPINSDIPLNEGFLIPENWTKNVQYGADTYINNENPAYYRGFEIDWQTNFWFIPYMEGVVLNINYTRIFSEMDKQRFTLVQSDRRKPGGGPPRYYMDLADTVRSSRLPDQPSHIANITIGYDYKGFSARLSFLYQTDKVAYIDLNEELDQFSGEYSRWDFTLQQTIMENLQLFCNFTNLNERPDESFRGTSLSNPTYIEYYGLTVDFGVRFKL; translated from the coding sequence ATGATTTTAAATCATATCATCAAAAAAACTGTATTTATTTACTTCTTTTTAATTTTAACATTCACCTATTCAAACTTACTTTCGCAAACCGGCTCAATAAAAGGTAAAGTTATTGATAGCAGCACAAAGGAAGCACTATTTGGTGCAAATGTAATTATTAAAGGTACATCTTTAGGTTCTGCTGCTGATATGGATGGAAATTATATTATTAGAAATATTCCTGTTGGAACCCAAATAATAGAAATTTCTTATATTGGATACAACCCTAAATCAACCGAAGTAAATATTATTGAGAACAGAACAATTAGTTATGATCTCAACTTGGATTATAAAGTAATTGAAGGTGAAGTTGTTGTTGTAACTGGTCAAGTTGAAGGTCAAATACAAGCAATTAATCAACAATTATCATCAAACACAATTTCTAATGTTGTTTCAAAAAGTCGAATTGAAGAACTACCTGATGTTAATGCAGCAGAATCAATAGGAAGGCTTCCGGGTGTTTCAATTAGCAGATCCGGAGGAGAAGCAAACAAAGTATCTATTCGCGGACTTTCACCAAAGTACAATACTGTTACTGTTAATGGCGTTCGTTTACCTTCAAACAGCGGTGAAGATAGAAGTGTCGATTTATCACTTATTTCATCAAATATGCTTGCAGGCATTGAAGTAAAAAAAGCTAATACTGCTGATATGGATGCTGATGCTTTGGGCGGTACAATTGATTTGAGATTAAAAGAAGCTCCATCTAACTTTAAGGCTAATATAAACGCACAAGGCGGATACAATAAAATGCTTAAGGATTGGGGAAATTATAATATTAATGGAAATGTGAGTAATAGATTTTTGGACGATATGTTTGGTGTAATATTAGGATTTAATGCAGATCAATATAATAGAAGTGCAGACCAATATTCCGGAAGTTACACTAGAAGGGATACACCCGATGGTATTACGGAAAACATTATTAGTAATGTTATAACAAGAGACGTAAATACAATTCGTGATAGATTAGGTGCAAGTTTAGTTTTGGACTATAGAATTCCTAACGGCAGACTGTCCTTAAACGGTTTTTTTAATCAGCTAAGTTGGGATCAAAAAAGAAGGGAACAAACTTATAATTTGACTGATAACCGTCATTATATTTTATTTAGAGAAAATGGTGGAAAAACAAATATTTTTACTGCGGCATTTGGATCAGAACAAGATTTTGAGTGGTTTAAATATGATTTTGGATTATCATTAAGCGGATCTGAAACCAGTGCCCCAAATGAACGAGAATTTAATTTTGTTAGAGAAGGTGGTTCTTTTGTTGGCGCAATTACTGTGGATACTCACCCAACAGAAATTTCGCAGCTTGCAACAAACGATTCAACAAGAATTGGTATTCAAGATGTTTATAGATATGATACTGATAGAAACGAAAATCAATCAACAGTTCAATTTAATATACAAATACCAATAAATTTGTCAAATGATATTACTGGACATGTTAAAACCGGCGCAAAATTTAGATGGTTGGATAGAAAAAATGATCAAGAACAGTACGGTAGAAATGGTCTGTATTACGGAAATGGTAGTGGTCCGAATAATTTCTTAACCGTACTTGGTGAAAGAATTCCCGAATGGGATGTTGAAGGATTAGTTGATCAATATGGAGTTCTTCCTATCTCTCATTTCTTATCAGATTATTCAAGAGATAATTTTCTTGATAAAAAATTTCCGTTAGGATTTCAGGCAGATTTTAATATGCTTAACAGAATGTACAATGCTTTGAATATGGTTACAGATAGCAGTGAATCTCAACTTGATGAAATTACAATAGGCAGCTTAGCTGATGATTACGAAGGAATTGAACACTATCAAGCTGCATATGCAATGGCAGAATTTAATTTTGGTAATTTGTTTACATTTATTCCTGGAATCAGATATGAAAATGATTATTCAAAATATACTGCTTTTGTATTTAGGGAAGTTACAATAAATAATACACCAGCTCCGCCTGCAGATTTAGATACTGTTACATCAATACGACAAAATGATTTTTTACTTCCAATGATTCATTTAATTGCAACACCAAATGATTGGTTGAAAATTAGGTTGGCATATACACAAACTTTAACAAGACCAGATTTTAATATGTATGCTCCGGTGACAAGAATTAATTCTCAGAATAATTATATGCGAGCAGCCAATACGAAAATAAAACCTTCTGTCTCAACAAATTATGATATAGCTGTTTCAATTTATGAAAACCATATTGGACTATTTACAATTTCCGGGTTTTATAAATCTATTAAAGATTTGATTTTCCAATACAATTATCCTATTAATTCTGATATTCCACTTAATGAAGGATTTTTAATTCCGGAAAATTGGACTAAAAATGTGCAGTATGGTGCAGATACTTATATAAATAATGAAAATCCGGCTTATTATAGAGGATTTGAAATAGATTGGCAAACGAATTTTTGGTTTATTCCTTATATGGAAGGTGTAGTACTTAATATTAATTACACAAGAATTTTTTCTGAAATGGATAAACAGAGATTTACTTTAGTTCAGTCTGATAGAAGAAAACCTGGAGGCGGACCGCCAAGATATTATATGGATTTAGCTGATACTGTAAGAAGCAGCAGATTACCCGATCAACCATCACATATTGCAAATATAACTATAGGTTATGATTATAAAGGATTTTCGGCAAGATTGTCATTCTTATATCAAACTGATAAAGTTGCATATATTGACCTGAATGAAGAATTGGATCAATTTAGTGGTGAATATTCAAGATGGGATTTCACATTACAGCAAACTATAATGGAAAATTTACAATTATTCTGCAATTTCACAAATTTGAATGAAAGACCTGATGAAAGTTTTAGAGGAACATCATTAAGTAACCCTACTTATATTGAGTACTATGGTTTAACAGTGGATTTTGGAGTAAGATTTAAGTTATAA